A genomic stretch from Arachis stenosperma cultivar V10309 chromosome 3, arast.V10309.gnm1.PFL2, whole genome shotgun sequence includes:
- the LOC130970453 gene encoding uncharacterized protein LOC130970453: protein MDYGVGVRRKEMALQSGTLVPLLFPKHSSGAMAHAQEIRVCTNRTCRKQGSFQTLETLSALAPPNLAVNSCGCLGRCGAGPNLAILPDGFIVGHCGTPAQAAQLVATLFSRDDADATSSLEALALRKRAEIEFQNRNLSEAELLLSQAIDSEPFGGMHVLFKCRSVVRLELGNYRGALQDAREALNLAPRYSEAYICQGDAFLALNEFESAEQSYLASLDIDPLIRRSKSFKARILKLQEKVAAVNTS, encoded by the exons ATGGACTATGGAGTGGGGGTGAGGCGGAAAGAGATGGCGCTCCAGAGTGGCACGCTCGTGCCGTTGCTATTTCCGAAGCACAGTTCAGGCGCCATGGCACATGCACAAGAAATTCGGGTCTGTACCAACCGCACTTGCCGCAAACAGGGATCTTTTCAGACCCTCGAAACCCTCTCTGCCCTCGCACCTCCCAACCTCGCCGTCAACTCCTGCGGCTGCTTGGGCCGCTGCGGCGCCGGCCCTAACTTGGCAATCCTCCCCGATGGCTTCATCGTCGGCCATTGCGGCACACCGGCTCAGGCGGCTCAGCTCGTGGCCACCTTGTTTTCCAGAGATGATGCCGATGCCACGAGCAGTTTGGAGGCCCTGGCTTTGAGGAAGAGAGCCGAGATTGAGTTCCAGAATCGAAATTTGAGTGAAGCTGAGTTGCTTCTCTCACAGGCTATAGATTCAGAACCCTTTGGTGGCATGCATGTCCTCTTTAAATGCAG GTCAGTTGTAAGGTTGGAATTGGGCAACTACCGTGGGGCCCTTCAAGATGCTAGGGAGGCTTTGAACTTAGCTCCTCGCTATTCTGAG GCTTATATTTGCCAAGGTGATGCCTTCTTGGCATTGAATGAATTCGAATCAGCAGAACAATCATATTTAGCTTCTTTAGACATAGATCCTTTGATCCGTCGCTCTAAATCATTCAAG GCCCGAATATTAAAGCTTCAGGAAAAGGTTGCTGCTGTTAATACGTCATAA